A single region of the Sorghum bicolor cultivar BTx623 chromosome 7, Sorghum_bicolor_NCBIv3, whole genome shotgun sequence genome encodes:
- the LOC8080625 gene encoding protein GLUTAMINE DUMPER 3, whose product MRPGAGFNATAAAAAKVAAVAPAVAGSAAAHSAWHSPVPYLFGGLAAMLGLIAFALLILACSYWKLSGYLEGGAGRGDGDGDGSGADGAKPAASDLPPPIWEEKILVIMAGDVKPTYLATPMSSRASSFGDRSSKGDEEETKKVQEVAMASIVKDAEQNGEHSESRREGEEHRIPEV is encoded by the coding sequence ATGAGGCCAGGAGCAGGGTTCAATGCGacggcggctgcggcggcgaaGGTCGCCGCGGTCGCACCAGCGGTCGCCGGCAGCGCCGCGGCGCATTCCGCCTGGCACTCGCCGGTGCCGTACCTCTTCGGCGGGCTGGCCGCGATGCTGGGGCTCATAGCCTTCGCGCTCCTCATCCTCGCGTGCTCCTACTGGAAGCTCTCCGGGTACCTGGAGGGCGGCGCTGGCcgaggcgacggcgacggcgacggctccGGCGCCGACGGCGCCAAGCCGGCGGCCTCGGACCTGCCGCCGCCGATATGGGAGGAGAAGATACTGGTGATCATGGCCGGGGATGTGAAGCCGACGTACCTGGCCACGCCCATGTCGAGCAGGGCGTCCTCCTTCGGAGACCGCAGCAGCAAGGGTGACGAGGAGGAGACCAAGAAGGTGCAAGAAGTCGCCATGGCCAGCATCGTCAAGGATGCCGAGCAGAATGGTGAGCACAGTGAGAGCAGGAGAGAAGGAGAGGAGCACCGCATTCCTGAGGTGTGA